In Choloepus didactylus isolate mChoDid1 unplaced genomic scaffold, mChoDid1.pri zz_scaffold_270_ctg1, whole genome shotgun sequence, the genomic window GTACTGAGTATTTTGTCAGGTACTTTTAATACTTGATCTGTTCTTCCTCAAAATGACTTTATAGAATTAACACTATTACCATTTGTTGCATAAAATAGAAGATGCTCTATGTAGTCCCCACAGAAGTAGGTCTTAGGGCTGGGACAGCAAGAACTCTGGCAAGGAATCCAggtattttatgttatgtttagGAGATGCAAACTTTAGAGTCAAGGGTGGGAATGCTGAGAAGCGAGAGAGATAGAGAGGTTAAGTTGTAGCATCTCACTAGGGGCATGGAATTGCACTAAGGGTCTCCCCTTCTGAACTAGATTTTATCTTAACTTATAGATACATTGGGAGCCTgtctaaagaaaaatatattccccAACCTCCCAGGGCATTCTTTCTCACACCAATTAAGAAGCTTCtgaattcaaagagaaaaattgatCCTTATTTCATTTACCAACTGACGTATTGATAGTAGCAAAGGAATTTTGATGAAGACAATTCCAGTGTACACTAGTGTGCCATTTAAACATTCATGTGTCAACTCTGCATGGAATTCATGCATGCCTTGCAGACAGGGGTGTGATTTGTCCAACACAGAGCCTAGCATGAGGCAGATGTCAAGCACATAGCTGCAGAAcagatgtttgtgtgtttctctaTAGGTCCTCTTTCCTTTTCTACAAAGGACACCTGCTCATTGTGGGGAAATGCTGTCACCCACCATGTGTCCTAATAAACAGGAGGAATGTTACTAGGTGCTCAGCCAGGTGTGCTCTCACACTGCAAATCTTGCTGTGGCAACTCTAACATTGTCAATAGGTATGGATGAGGGAAATTGGACGTGTTTTACAAAACCGTTCCTACTGTTGGGGAGTTTATACCAAATGGAAGAGATGCAGGTGTAGGCGGATGTCCAGTTCGTTGTCCACAAGGAGGATGTCTAGTTGAATGTGGAGGTCCAGTTCGTTGTCCACAAGGAGGATGTCTAGTTGAATGCGGAGGTCCAGTTCGTTGTCCACAAGGAGGATGTCTAGTTGAATGTGGAGGTCCAGGTGGAATTGAGGTTGGAGGTGGCAGCCCAGTTGGATGTGGAGGTGGAGTTACACATCCagatggaggtggaggtggaggtcgCAGCCGAGGCCCGTGGAGCCACCAGGTTGGAGGAGGCAGCCCAGATCTTGGCATTGGTGAGCAAGGGCCTCTCATGTGGTGGTCCATGAGGGGTGATTCTTGGAGAGGAGTGGGCCATATTAACctacagacagaaggaatgaagttgacaTAAGACAGACCAATGCACCAACACCAATGAAAGCTGACTCTCAAGGAAGCAGGTGTTGCTGCCTGGCACCGGGCCCTCTACCTAGTTTCAGAAGAAGAGCCTCATGGCTAGAAA contains:
- the LOC119526026 gene encoding basic proline-rich protein-like, giving the protein MQEHLESERQLLAIQKKLKSATEEAQKYKGRMGELEEDLRQSERTFIRQSILHEKQAHDYWLRACALERELIQKTTKNQELRQRLIWPTPLQESPLMDHHMRGPCSPMPRSGLPPPTWWLHGPRLRPPPPPPSGCVTPPPHPTGLPPPTSIPPGPPHSTRHPPCGQRTGPPHSTRHPPCGQRTGPPHSTRHPPCGQRTGHPPTPASLPFGINSPT